Proteins encoded together in one Labeo rohita strain BAU-BD-2019 chromosome 21, IGBB_LRoh.1.0, whole genome shotgun sequence window:
- the cast gene encoding calpastatin isoform X13 yields the protein MVLVFLFFYDVLQGCTPKKSDTSLEKKPSAPPTSRFQSQQVTPTSTSQVSTVKPAQYESTTTPSSKPGPTKVDPAVVKPSAPAVALKQTSAQKVQVEVGPPGGKVSTEELDPFDALSGTLPPSQPVAPKVPVFTGPEVREPNVKAEKGVFCGERDDTLPPGYRRADLEKKTPAGVPEKPKDVPKPISTDEALESLSTGFVSSAPAPKKTDVKTETIGAVDVRSAGMSNFAPPPPSQQQKQPTTSQPATVTKSPAPPADKKPRIDTPAQPAKPKTDATDNSMSLDALSALGDTLGAPEPPKKLPELKPGQIVDEKKVKSEKGVRVGEREDTLPPGYRFTEEELMKYPPPEKQPSLSSDDALDILSGGFTEPAAAPVVKAPVPPAQGKVDEFALDALAGDFVAPAQSAPKVSSSAPKTLPPQTSQTDEDALSALGDTLGAPEPPKKEPELKPKDIVHEKDVTSEKGVRVGEREDTLPPGYRFTEEELKKYPPPPKEPSLSSDDALDILSGGFTEPAAAPVVKAPVPPAQETKKPAGVPEKTKDVPKPSDCDLALDALAGDFVAPSSASKVQSAVSGPPHADRQLSEGTSSALDALSDTLADIKPAPEPAPVSPKDVVKEKNVVEEKVSKPGERDDTLPPDHRFTEEDRKAFEAAKQKGAKPKQSSIDDATALDLLSSEFSAVPPVKPSAPDAQRFIPEPQPPTFKASGPVFDELAEKVIPNLTDPKAKESKPKGKGAKPKSKQKKQTVEDSSATEKQPGKPSSDVVPSSSTKSGKR from the exons AGTACAACCACTCCGTCATCCAAACCGGGACCTACTAAGGTGGATCCGGCTGTTGTGAAGCCCTCAGCCCCAGCCGTTGCCCTAAAACAGACAAGCGCTCAAAAG GTGCAAGTGGAAGTGGGTCCTCCAGGAGGTAAAGTCAGTACGGAG gagtTAGATCCATTTGATGCCCTGTCTGGCACTTTACCACCATCACAACCTGTGGCTCCTAAAGTCCCAGTATTCACTGGACCAGAAGTCAGAGAG CCAAATGTAAAAGCAGAGAAGGGTGTTTTCTGTGGTGAAAGAGATGACACATTGCCGCCCGGATACAGACGAGCAGACCTG GAAAAGAAAACACCTGCTGGAGTTCCTGAAAAGCCTAAAGATGTTCCCAAG CCTATAAGCACAGACGAGGCGCTGGAGTCTCTCTCGACTGGGTTTGTGTCTTCAGCTCCAGCTCCTAAGAAGACAGATGTG aaaactgaAACGATAGGAGCAGTCGATGTTCGTTCGGCAGGCATGTCTAACTTTGCTCCCCCTCCACCCTCTCAGCAg CAGAAACAACCAACAACATCTCAACCGGCTACTGTAACCAAATCACCTGCTCCACCAGCTGACAAGAAACCCAGGATAGATACACCTGCACAACCTGCTAAACCTAAGACAGATGCG ACGGACAACTCCATGTCGCTGGACGCTCTCAGCGCTTTGGGCGACACACTGGGCGCTCCAGAACCACCTAAGAAATTACCTGAGCTCAAGCCTGGACAGATAGTTGAT gAGAAGAAAGTGAAATCAGAGAAGGGTGTTCGTGTTGGGGAGAGAGAAGACACACTCCCACCAGGTTACAGATTCACAGAGGAAGAGCTCATGAAATATCCTCCACCTGAGAAACAG CCCTCACTAAGCTCAGACGATGCACTGGACATTCTTTCTGGAGGTTTTACAGAGCCCGCAGCAGCACCTGTCGTAAAGGCCCCTGTTCCTCCTGCACAG GGTAAAGTGGATGAATTTGCACTGGATGCTTTGGCAGGCGATTTCGTGGCTCCTGCACAGTCTGCGCCTAAG GTTTCTTCAAGTGCTCCTAAAACTCTACCTCCACAAACATCACAGACAGATGAG GACGCTCTCAGCGCTTTGGGCGACACACTGGGTGCACCAGAGCCACCCAAAAAAGAACCTGAACTTAAACCCAAGGACATTGTTCAT gaGAAGGATGTGACATCAGAGAAGGGAGTTCGTGTTGGAGAGAGAGAAGACACACTCCCACCAGGTTACCGATTCACAGAGGAAGAACTTAAGAAATATCCTCCTCCTCCGAAAGAG CCCTCACTGAGCTCCGACGATGCATTGGACATTCTTTCTGGAGGTTTCACAGAGCCCGCAGCAGCACCTGTCGTCAAGGCCCCTGTTCCTCCTGCGCAg GAAACAAAGAAACCTGCTGGGGTTCCTGAGAAAACTAAAGATGTTCCCAAG CCTTCAGATTGCGATTTGGCTTTAGATGCTCTTGCAGGTGATTTTGTCGCTCCTTCTTCTGCGTCTAAAGTTCAGTCTGCCGTCTCTGGCCCCCCACACGCTGACAGACAG TTGTCAGAAGGTACCTCATCAGCTTTGGATGCCCTCTCAGACACTCTAGCAGACATTAAACCAGCCCCTGAGCCCGCCCCTGTCTCACCTAAAGACGTTGTTAAG GAAAAGAATGTAGTTGAGGAGAAAGTGAGCAAACCAGGTGAGAGAGATGACACCCTTCCACCAGATCATCGGTTCACAGAGGAAGACCGTAAG GCATTTGAAGCAGCAAAGCAGAAAGGTGCCAAACCAAAGCAG TCATCAATTGATGACGCAACAGCCCTTGACTTGCTGTCTAGTGAATTTTCTGCCGTACCGCCCGTAAAGCCCTCGGCACCTGATGCCCAACGCTTCATCCCTGAACCACAACCACCAACATTTAAG GCATCAGGTCCAGTTTTTGACGAACTGGCGGAAAAAGTCATTCCCAACCTGACTGACCCCAAAGCCAAAGAAAGCAAAccaaag GGAAAGGGTGCAAAACCAAAGTCTAAACAAAAG AAACAGACAGTAGAAGACTCATCAGCCACAGAGAAGCAGCCTGGTAAACCGAGCTCAGATGTTGTGCCTTCATCTTCCACCAAGAGCGGAAAGAGATAG
- the cast gene encoding calpastatin isoform X14, translating into MGQIFSWIRGTRDQPALQDIAVEQQVSLTGYYHIESQQVTPTSTSQVSTVKPAQYESTTTPSSKPGPTKVDPAVVKPSAPAVALKQTSAQKVQVEVGPPGGKVSTEELDPFDALSGTLPPSQPVAPKVPVFTGPEVREPNVKAEKGVFCGERDDTLPPGYRRADLEKKTPAGVPEKPKDVPKPISTDEALESLSTGFVSSAPAPKKTDVKTETIGAVDVRSAGMSNFAPPPPSQQQKQPTTSQPATVTKSPAPPADKKPRIDTPAQPAKPKTDATDNSMSLDALSALGDTLGAPEPPKKLPELKPGQIVDEKKVKSEKGVRVGEREDTLPPGYRFTEEELMKYPPPEKQPSLSSDDALDILSGGFTEPAAAPVVKAPVPPAQGKVDEFALDALAGDFVAPAQSAPKVSSSAPKTLPPQTSQTDEDALSALGDTLGAPEPPKKEPELKPKDIVHEKDVTSEKGVRVGEREDTLPPGYRFTEEELKKYPPPPKEPSLSSDDALDILSGGFTEPAAAPVVKAPVPPAQETKKPAGVPEKTKDVPKPSDCDLALDALAGDFVAPSSASKVQSAVSGPPHADRQLSEGTSSALDALSDTLADIKPAPEPAPVSPKDVVKEKNVVEEKVSKPGERDDTLPPDHRFTEEDRKAFEAAKQKGAKPKQSSIDDATALDLLSSEFSAVPPVKPSAPDAQRFIPEPQPPTFKASGPVFDELAEKVIPNLTDPKAKESKPKGKGAKPKSKQKKQTVEDSSATEKQPGKPSSDVVPSSSTKSGKR; encoded by the exons AGTACAACCACTCCGTCATCCAAACCGGGACCTACTAAGGTGGATCCGGCTGTTGTGAAGCCCTCAGCCCCAGCCGTTGCCCTAAAACAGACAAGCGCTCAAAAG GTGCAAGTGGAAGTGGGTCCTCCAGGAGGTAAAGTCAGTACGGAG gagtTAGATCCATTTGATGCCCTGTCTGGCACTTTACCACCATCACAACCTGTGGCTCCTAAAGTCCCAGTATTCACTGGACCAGAAGTCAGAGAG CCAAATGTAAAAGCAGAGAAGGGTGTTTTCTGTGGTGAAAGAGATGACACATTGCCGCCCGGATACAGACGAGCAGACCTG GAAAAGAAAACACCTGCTGGAGTTCCTGAAAAGCCTAAAGATGTTCCCAAG CCTATAAGCACAGACGAGGCGCTGGAGTCTCTCTCGACTGGGTTTGTGTCTTCAGCTCCAGCTCCTAAGAAGACAGATGTG aaaactgaAACGATAGGAGCAGTCGATGTTCGTTCGGCAGGCATGTCTAACTTTGCTCCCCCTCCACCCTCTCAGCAg CAGAAACAACCAACAACATCTCAACCGGCTACTGTAACCAAATCACCTGCTCCACCAGCTGACAAGAAACCCAGGATAGATACACCTGCACAACCTGCTAAACCTAAGACAGATGCG ACGGACAACTCCATGTCGCTGGACGCTCTCAGCGCTTTGGGCGACACACTGGGCGCTCCAGAACCACCTAAGAAATTACCTGAGCTCAAGCCTGGACAGATAGTTGAT gAGAAGAAAGTGAAATCAGAGAAGGGTGTTCGTGTTGGGGAGAGAGAAGACACACTCCCACCAGGTTACAGATTCACAGAGGAAGAGCTCATGAAATATCCTCCACCTGAGAAACAG CCCTCACTAAGCTCAGACGATGCACTGGACATTCTTTCTGGAGGTTTTACAGAGCCCGCAGCAGCACCTGTCGTAAAGGCCCCTGTTCCTCCTGCACAG GGTAAAGTGGATGAATTTGCACTGGATGCTTTGGCAGGCGATTTCGTGGCTCCTGCACAGTCTGCGCCTAAG GTTTCTTCAAGTGCTCCTAAAACTCTACCTCCACAAACATCACAGACAGATGAG GACGCTCTCAGCGCTTTGGGCGACACACTGGGTGCACCAGAGCCACCCAAAAAAGAACCTGAACTTAAACCCAAGGACATTGTTCAT gaGAAGGATGTGACATCAGAGAAGGGAGTTCGTGTTGGAGAGAGAGAAGACACACTCCCACCAGGTTACCGATTCACAGAGGAAGAACTTAAGAAATATCCTCCTCCTCCGAAAGAG CCCTCACTGAGCTCCGACGATGCATTGGACATTCTTTCTGGAGGTTTCACAGAGCCCGCAGCAGCACCTGTCGTCAAGGCCCCTGTTCCTCCTGCGCAg GAAACAAAGAAACCTGCTGGGGTTCCTGAGAAAACTAAAGATGTTCCCAAG CCTTCAGATTGCGATTTGGCTTTAGATGCTCTTGCAGGTGATTTTGTCGCTCCTTCTTCTGCGTCTAAAGTTCAGTCTGCCGTCTCTGGCCCCCCACACGCTGACAGACAG TTGTCAGAAGGTACCTCATCAGCTTTGGATGCCCTCTCAGACACTCTAGCAGACATTAAACCAGCCCCTGAGCCCGCCCCTGTCTCACCTAAAGACGTTGTTAAG GAAAAGAATGTAGTTGAGGAGAAAGTGAGCAAACCAGGTGAGAGAGATGACACCCTTCCACCAGATCATCGGTTCACAGAGGAAGACCGTAAG GCATTTGAAGCAGCAAAGCAGAAAGGTGCCAAACCAAAGCAG TCATCAATTGATGACGCAACAGCCCTTGACTTGCTGTCTAGTGAATTTTCTGCCGTACCGCCCGTAAAGCCCTCGGCACCTGATGCCCAACGCTTCATCCCTGAACCACAACCACCAACATTTAAG GCATCAGGTCCAGTTTTTGACGAACTGGCGGAAAAAGTCATTCCCAACCTGACTGACCCCAAAGCCAAAGAAAGCAAAccaaag GGAAAGGGTGCAAAACCAAAGTCTAAACAAAAG AAACAGACAGTAGAAGACTCATCAGCCACAGAGAAGCAGCCTGGTAAACCGAGCTCAGATGTTGTGCCTTCATCTTCCACCAAGAGCGGAAAGAGATAG
- the cast gene encoding calpastatin isoform X20, with protein sequence MPRRKRCHGRKKNNKEKSDTSLEKKPSAPPTSRFQSQQVTPTSTSQVSTVKPAQYEVQVEVGPPGGKVSTEELDPFDALSGTLPPSQPVAPKVPVFTGPEVREPNVKAEKGVFCGERDDTLPPGYRRADLEKKTPAGVPEKPKDVPKPISTDEALESLSTGFVSSAPAPKKTDVKTETIGAVDVRSAGMSNFAPPPPSQQQKQPTTSQPATVTKSPAPPADKKPRIDTPAQPAKPKTDATDNSMSLDALSALGDTLGAPEPPKKLPELKPGQIVDEKKVKSEKGVRVGEREDTLPPGYRFTEEELMKYPPPEKQPSLSSDDALDILSGGFTEPAAAPVVKAPVPPAQGKVDEFALDALAGDFVAPAQSAPKVSSSAPKTLPPQTSQTDEDALSALGDTLGAPEPPKKEPELKPKDIVHEKDVTSEKGVRVGEREDTLPPGYRFTEEELKKYPPPPKEPSLSSDDALDILSGGFTEPAAAPVVKAPVPPAQETKKPAGVPEKTKDVPKPSDCDLALDALAGDFVAPSSASKVQSAVSGPPHADRQLSEGTSSALDALSDTLADIKPAPEPAPVSPKDVVKEKNVVEEKVSKPGERDDTLPPDHRFTEEDRKAFEAAKQKGAKPKQSSIDDATALDLLSSEFSAVPPVKPSAPDAQRFIPEPQPPTFKASGPVFDELAEKVIPNLTDPKAKESKPKGKGAKPKSKQKKQTVEDSSATEKQPGKPSSDVVPSSSTKSGKR encoded by the exons GTGCAAGTGGAAGTGGGTCCTCCAGGAGGTAAAGTCAGTACGGAG gagtTAGATCCATTTGATGCCCTGTCTGGCACTTTACCACCATCACAACCTGTGGCTCCTAAAGTCCCAGTATTCACTGGACCAGAAGTCAGAGAG CCAAATGTAAAAGCAGAGAAGGGTGTTTTCTGTGGTGAAAGAGATGACACATTGCCGCCCGGATACAGACGAGCAGACCTG GAAAAGAAAACACCTGCTGGAGTTCCTGAAAAGCCTAAAGATGTTCCCAAG CCTATAAGCACAGACGAGGCGCTGGAGTCTCTCTCGACTGGGTTTGTGTCTTCAGCTCCAGCTCCTAAGAAGACAGATGTG aaaactgaAACGATAGGAGCAGTCGATGTTCGTTCGGCAGGCATGTCTAACTTTGCTCCCCCTCCACCCTCTCAGCAg CAGAAACAACCAACAACATCTCAACCGGCTACTGTAACCAAATCACCTGCTCCACCAGCTGACAAGAAACCCAGGATAGATACACCTGCACAACCTGCTAAACCTAAGACAGATGCG ACGGACAACTCCATGTCGCTGGACGCTCTCAGCGCTTTGGGCGACACACTGGGCGCTCCAGAACCACCTAAGAAATTACCTGAGCTCAAGCCTGGACAGATAGTTGAT gAGAAGAAAGTGAAATCAGAGAAGGGTGTTCGTGTTGGGGAGAGAGAAGACACACTCCCACCAGGTTACAGATTCACAGAGGAAGAGCTCATGAAATATCCTCCACCTGAGAAACAG CCCTCACTAAGCTCAGACGATGCACTGGACATTCTTTCTGGAGGTTTTACAGAGCCCGCAGCAGCACCTGTCGTAAAGGCCCCTGTTCCTCCTGCACAG GGTAAAGTGGATGAATTTGCACTGGATGCTTTGGCAGGCGATTTCGTGGCTCCTGCACAGTCTGCGCCTAAG GTTTCTTCAAGTGCTCCTAAAACTCTACCTCCACAAACATCACAGACAGATGAG GACGCTCTCAGCGCTTTGGGCGACACACTGGGTGCACCAGAGCCACCCAAAAAAGAACCTGAACTTAAACCCAAGGACATTGTTCAT gaGAAGGATGTGACATCAGAGAAGGGAGTTCGTGTTGGAGAGAGAGAAGACACACTCCCACCAGGTTACCGATTCACAGAGGAAGAACTTAAGAAATATCCTCCTCCTCCGAAAGAG CCCTCACTGAGCTCCGACGATGCATTGGACATTCTTTCTGGAGGTTTCACAGAGCCCGCAGCAGCACCTGTCGTCAAGGCCCCTGTTCCTCCTGCGCAg GAAACAAAGAAACCTGCTGGGGTTCCTGAGAAAACTAAAGATGTTCCCAAG CCTTCAGATTGCGATTTGGCTTTAGATGCTCTTGCAGGTGATTTTGTCGCTCCTTCTTCTGCGTCTAAAGTTCAGTCTGCCGTCTCTGGCCCCCCACACGCTGACAGACAG TTGTCAGAAGGTACCTCATCAGCTTTGGATGCCCTCTCAGACACTCTAGCAGACATTAAACCAGCCCCTGAGCCCGCCCCTGTCTCACCTAAAGACGTTGTTAAG GAAAAGAATGTAGTTGAGGAGAAAGTGAGCAAACCAGGTGAGAGAGATGACACCCTTCCACCAGATCATCGGTTCACAGAGGAAGACCGTAAG GCATTTGAAGCAGCAAAGCAGAAAGGTGCCAAACCAAAGCAG TCATCAATTGATGACGCAACAGCCCTTGACTTGCTGTCTAGTGAATTTTCTGCCGTACCGCCCGTAAAGCCCTCGGCACCTGATGCCCAACGCTTCATCCCTGAACCACAACCACCAACATTTAAG GCATCAGGTCCAGTTTTTGACGAACTGGCGGAAAAAGTCATTCCCAACCTGACTGACCCCAAAGCCAAAGAAAGCAAAccaaag GGAAAGGGTGCAAAACCAAAGTCTAAACAAAAG AAACAGACAGTAGAAGACTCATCAGCCACAGAGAAGCAGCCTGGTAAACCGAGCTCAGATGTTGTGCCTTCATCTTCCACCAAGAGCGGAAAGAGATAG
- the cast gene encoding calpastatin isoform X17, whose product MVLVFLFFYDVLQGCTPKKSDTSLEKKPSAPPTSRFQSQQVTPTSTSQVSTVKPAQYEVQVEVGPPGGKVSTEELDPFDALSGTLPPSQPVAPKVPVFTGPEVREPNVKAEKGVFCGERDDTLPPGYRRADLEKKTPAGVPEKPKDVPKPISTDEALESLSTGFVSSAPAPKKTDVKTETIGAVDVRSAGMSNFAPPPPSQQQKQPTTSQPATVTKSPAPPADKKPRIDTPAQPAKPKTDATDNSMSLDALSALGDTLGAPEPPKKLPELKPGQIVDEKKVKSEKGVRVGEREDTLPPGYRFTEEELMKYPPPEKQPSLSSDDALDILSGGFTEPAAAPVVKAPVPPAQGKVDEFALDALAGDFVAPAQSAPKVSSSAPKTLPPQTSQTDEDALSALGDTLGAPEPPKKEPELKPKDIVHEKDVTSEKGVRVGEREDTLPPGYRFTEEELKKYPPPPKEPSLSSDDALDILSGGFTEPAAAPVVKAPVPPAQETKKPAGVPEKTKDVPKPSDCDLALDALAGDFVAPSSASKVQSAVSGPPHADRQLSEGTSSALDALSDTLADIKPAPEPAPVSPKDVVKEKNVVEEKVSKPGERDDTLPPDHRFTEEDRKAFEAAKQKGAKPKQSSIDDATALDLLSSEFSAVPPVKPSAPDAQRFIPEPQPPTFKASGPVFDELAEKVIPNLTDPKAKESKPKGKGAKPKSKQKKQTVEDSSATEKQPGKPSSDVVPSSSTKSGKR is encoded by the exons GTGCAAGTGGAAGTGGGTCCTCCAGGAGGTAAAGTCAGTACGGAG gagtTAGATCCATTTGATGCCCTGTCTGGCACTTTACCACCATCACAACCTGTGGCTCCTAAAGTCCCAGTATTCACTGGACCAGAAGTCAGAGAG CCAAATGTAAAAGCAGAGAAGGGTGTTTTCTGTGGTGAAAGAGATGACACATTGCCGCCCGGATACAGACGAGCAGACCTG GAAAAGAAAACACCTGCTGGAGTTCCTGAAAAGCCTAAAGATGTTCCCAAG CCTATAAGCACAGACGAGGCGCTGGAGTCTCTCTCGACTGGGTTTGTGTCTTCAGCTCCAGCTCCTAAGAAGACAGATGTG aaaactgaAACGATAGGAGCAGTCGATGTTCGTTCGGCAGGCATGTCTAACTTTGCTCCCCCTCCACCCTCTCAGCAg CAGAAACAACCAACAACATCTCAACCGGCTACTGTAACCAAATCACCTGCTCCACCAGCTGACAAGAAACCCAGGATAGATACACCTGCACAACCTGCTAAACCTAAGACAGATGCG ACGGACAACTCCATGTCGCTGGACGCTCTCAGCGCTTTGGGCGACACACTGGGCGCTCCAGAACCACCTAAGAAATTACCTGAGCTCAAGCCTGGACAGATAGTTGAT gAGAAGAAAGTGAAATCAGAGAAGGGTGTTCGTGTTGGGGAGAGAGAAGACACACTCCCACCAGGTTACAGATTCACAGAGGAAGAGCTCATGAAATATCCTCCACCTGAGAAACAG CCCTCACTAAGCTCAGACGATGCACTGGACATTCTTTCTGGAGGTTTTACAGAGCCCGCAGCAGCACCTGTCGTAAAGGCCCCTGTTCCTCCTGCACAG GGTAAAGTGGATGAATTTGCACTGGATGCTTTGGCAGGCGATTTCGTGGCTCCTGCACAGTCTGCGCCTAAG GTTTCTTCAAGTGCTCCTAAAACTCTACCTCCACAAACATCACAGACAGATGAG GACGCTCTCAGCGCTTTGGGCGACACACTGGGTGCACCAGAGCCACCCAAAAAAGAACCTGAACTTAAACCCAAGGACATTGTTCAT gaGAAGGATGTGACATCAGAGAAGGGAGTTCGTGTTGGAGAGAGAGAAGACACACTCCCACCAGGTTACCGATTCACAGAGGAAGAACTTAAGAAATATCCTCCTCCTCCGAAAGAG CCCTCACTGAGCTCCGACGATGCATTGGACATTCTTTCTGGAGGTTTCACAGAGCCCGCAGCAGCACCTGTCGTCAAGGCCCCTGTTCCTCCTGCGCAg GAAACAAAGAAACCTGCTGGGGTTCCTGAGAAAACTAAAGATGTTCCCAAG CCTTCAGATTGCGATTTGGCTTTAGATGCTCTTGCAGGTGATTTTGTCGCTCCTTCTTCTGCGTCTAAAGTTCAGTCTGCCGTCTCTGGCCCCCCACACGCTGACAGACAG TTGTCAGAAGGTACCTCATCAGCTTTGGATGCCCTCTCAGACACTCTAGCAGACATTAAACCAGCCCCTGAGCCCGCCCCTGTCTCACCTAAAGACGTTGTTAAG GAAAAGAATGTAGTTGAGGAGAAAGTGAGCAAACCAGGTGAGAGAGATGACACCCTTCCACCAGATCATCGGTTCACAGAGGAAGACCGTAAG GCATTTGAAGCAGCAAAGCAGAAAGGTGCCAAACCAAAGCAG TCATCAATTGATGACGCAACAGCCCTTGACTTGCTGTCTAGTGAATTTTCTGCCGTACCGCCCGTAAAGCCCTCGGCACCTGATGCCCAACGCTTCATCCCTGAACCACAACCACCAACATTTAAG GCATCAGGTCCAGTTTTTGACGAACTGGCGGAAAAAGTCATTCCCAACCTGACTGACCCCAAAGCCAAAGAAAGCAAAccaaag GGAAAGGGTGCAAAACCAAAGTCTAAACAAAAG AAACAGACAGTAGAAGACTCATCAGCCACAGAGAAGCAGCCTGGTAAACCGAGCTCAGATGTTGTGCCTTCATCTTCCACCAAGAGCGGAAAGAGATAG
- the cast gene encoding calpastatin isoform X21, with protein MAYAAYWSSIKSDTSLEKKPSAPPTSRFQSQQVTPTSTSQVSTVKPAQYEVQVEVGPPGGKVSTEELDPFDALSGTLPPSQPVAPKVPVFTGPEVREPNVKAEKGVFCGERDDTLPPGYRRADLEKKTPAGVPEKPKDVPKPISTDEALESLSTGFVSSAPAPKKTDVKTETIGAVDVRSAGMSNFAPPPPSQQQKQPTTSQPATVTKSPAPPADKKPRIDTPAQPAKPKTDATDNSMSLDALSALGDTLGAPEPPKKLPELKPGQIVDEKKVKSEKGVRVGEREDTLPPGYRFTEEELMKYPPPEKQPSLSSDDALDILSGGFTEPAAAPVVKAPVPPAQGKVDEFALDALAGDFVAPAQSAPKVSSSAPKTLPPQTSQTDEDALSALGDTLGAPEPPKKEPELKPKDIVHEKDVTSEKGVRVGEREDTLPPGYRFTEEELKKYPPPPKEPSLSSDDALDILSGGFTEPAAAPVVKAPVPPAQETKKPAGVPEKTKDVPKPSDCDLALDALAGDFVAPSSASKVQSAVSGPPHADRQLSEGTSSALDALSDTLADIKPAPEPAPVSPKDVVKEKNVVEEKVSKPGERDDTLPPDHRFTEEDRKAFEAAKQKGAKPKQSSIDDATALDLLSSEFSAVPPVKPSAPDAQRFIPEPQPPTFKASGPVFDELAEKVIPNLTDPKAKESKPKGKGAKPKSKQKKQTVEDSSATEKQPGKPSSDVVPSSSTKSGKR; from the exons GTGCAAGTGGAAGTGGGTCCTCCAGGAGGTAAAGTCAGTACGGAG gagtTAGATCCATTTGATGCCCTGTCTGGCACTTTACCACCATCACAACCTGTGGCTCCTAAAGTCCCAGTATTCACTGGACCAGAAGTCAGAGAG CCAAATGTAAAAGCAGAGAAGGGTGTTTTCTGTGGTGAAAGAGATGACACATTGCCGCCCGGATACAGACGAGCAGACCTG GAAAAGAAAACACCTGCTGGAGTTCCTGAAAAGCCTAAAGATGTTCCCAAG CCTATAAGCACAGACGAGGCGCTGGAGTCTCTCTCGACTGGGTTTGTGTCTTCAGCTCCAGCTCCTAAGAAGACAGATGTG aaaactgaAACGATAGGAGCAGTCGATGTTCGTTCGGCAGGCATGTCTAACTTTGCTCCCCCTCCACCCTCTCAGCAg CAGAAACAACCAACAACATCTCAACCGGCTACTGTAACCAAATCACCTGCTCCACCAGCTGACAAGAAACCCAGGATAGATACACCTGCACAACCTGCTAAACCTAAGACAGATGCG ACGGACAACTCCATGTCGCTGGACGCTCTCAGCGCTTTGGGCGACACACTGGGCGCTCCAGAACCACCTAAGAAATTACCTGAGCTCAAGCCTGGACAGATAGTTGAT gAGAAGAAAGTGAAATCAGAGAAGGGTGTTCGTGTTGGGGAGAGAGAAGACACACTCCCACCAGGTTACAGATTCACAGAGGAAGAGCTCATGAAATATCCTCCACCTGAGAAACAG CCCTCACTAAGCTCAGACGATGCACTGGACATTCTTTCTGGAGGTTTTACAGAGCCCGCAGCAGCACCTGTCGTAAAGGCCCCTGTTCCTCCTGCACAG GGTAAAGTGGATGAATTTGCACTGGATGCTTTGGCAGGCGATTTCGTGGCTCCTGCACAGTCTGCGCCTAAG GTTTCTTCAAGTGCTCCTAAAACTCTACCTCCACAAACATCACAGACAGATGAG GACGCTCTCAGCGCTTTGGGCGACACACTGGGTGCACCAGAGCCACCCAAAAAAGAACCTGAACTTAAACCCAAGGACATTGTTCAT gaGAAGGATGTGACATCAGAGAAGGGAGTTCGTGTTGGAGAGAGAGAAGACACACTCCCACCAGGTTACCGATTCACAGAGGAAGAACTTAAGAAATATCCTCCTCCTCCGAAAGAG CCCTCACTGAGCTCCGACGATGCATTGGACATTCTTTCTGGAGGTTTCACAGAGCCCGCAGCAGCACCTGTCGTCAAGGCCCCTGTTCCTCCTGCGCAg GAAACAAAGAAACCTGCTGGGGTTCCTGAGAAAACTAAAGATGTTCCCAAG CCTTCAGATTGCGATTTGGCTTTAGATGCTCTTGCAGGTGATTTTGTCGCTCCTTCTTCTGCGTCTAAAGTTCAGTCTGCCGTCTCTGGCCCCCCACACGCTGACAGACAG TTGTCAGAAGGTACCTCATCAGCTTTGGATGCCCTCTCAGACACTCTAGCAGACATTAAACCAGCCCCTGAGCCCGCCCCTGTCTCACCTAAAGACGTTGTTAAG GAAAAGAATGTAGTTGAGGAGAAAGTGAGCAAACCAGGTGAGAGAGATGACACCCTTCCACCAGATCATCGGTTCACAGAGGAAGACCGTAAG GCATTTGAAGCAGCAAAGCAGAAAGGTGCCAAACCAAAGCAG TCATCAATTGATGACGCAACAGCCCTTGACTTGCTGTCTAGTGAATTTTCTGCCGTACCGCCCGTAAAGCCCTCGGCACCTGATGCCCAACGCTTCATCCCTGAACCACAACCACCAACATTTAAG GCATCAGGTCCAGTTTTTGACGAACTGGCGGAAAAAGTCATTCCCAACCTGACTGACCCCAAAGCCAAAGAAAGCAAAccaaag GGAAAGGGTGCAAAACCAAAGTCTAAACAAAAG AAACAGACAGTAGAAGACTCATCAGCCACAGAGAAGCAGCCTGGTAAACCGAGCTCAGATGTTGTGCCTTCATCTTCCACCAAGAGCGGAAAGAGATAG